The Mesorhizobium sp. NBSH29 genome has a segment encoding these proteins:
- the ruvB gene encoding Holliday junction branch migration DNA helicase RuvB yields MNLPTRLVTPEKRGEDTEQNLRPQVLDEFVGQAAARANLKVFIEAAKGRGEALDHVLFVGPPGLGKTTLAQIMARELGVNFRSTSGPVIAKAGDLAALLTNLEDRDVLFIDEIHRLNPAVEEILYPAMEDYQLDLIIGEGPAARSVKIDLAKFTLVAATTRLGLLTNPLRDRFGIPVRLNFYSVAELELIVRRGARILGMPLGDDGALEIAKRARGTPRIAGRLLRRVRDFASVAGAEHVDRRIADEALSRLEVDALGLDSLDRRYLSMIANNFGGGPVGIETIAAGLSEPRDAIEDIIEPYLIQQGFIQRTPRGRVLTANAWKHLGLDAPQDLAQQQINLFQEE; encoded by the coding sequence ATGAATCTTCCGACCCGTCTGGTCACGCCTGAAAAACGCGGTGAGGACACCGAGCAGAACCTGCGCCCGCAGGTGCTGGACGAGTTTGTCGGCCAGGCGGCTGCGCGCGCCAACCTGAAGGTCTTCATCGAGGCGGCCAAAGGGCGCGGCGAAGCGCTTGACCATGTGCTTTTCGTCGGGCCGCCGGGATTGGGTAAAACCACGCTGGCGCAGATCATGGCACGCGAACTGGGCGTCAATTTTCGTTCCACCTCCGGACCGGTCATCGCCAAGGCTGGGGATCTTGCTGCCCTGCTTACCAATCTTGAAGACCGGGACGTGTTGTTCATCGACGAGATTCACCGGCTTAACCCGGCGGTGGAGGAGATCCTCTATCCGGCGATGGAGGACTATCAGCTCGACCTGATCATCGGCGAGGGGCCGGCTGCGCGCTCGGTCAAGATTGATCTGGCCAAATTCACGCTGGTGGCGGCGACGACACGGCTGGGATTGCTGACCAATCCGCTGCGCGACCGGTTCGGCATTCCGGTCAGGCTCAATTTCTACTCGGTCGCGGAACTGGAGCTGATCGTGCGCCGTGGCGCGCGTATTCTGGGCATGCCGCTTGGTGATGATGGCGCTCTGGAGATCGCCAAGCGTGCCCGTGGCACTCCGCGCATCGCCGGACGGTTGTTGCGGCGCGTGCGCGATTTCGCCAGCGTCGCAGGTGCGGAGCATGTTGACCGTCGCATTGCCGACGAGGCTTTGTCTCGGCTGGAGGTTGATGCGCTCGGCCTCGATTCACTGGACCGGCGCTATCTGTCGATGATCGCGAATAATTTTGGCGGCGGGCCGGTGGGAATTGAAACCATCGCGGCGGGCCTGTCGGAACCGCGTGATGCGATCGAGGATATCATCGAGCCCTATCTCATCCAGCAGGGCTTTATCCAGCGCACGCCACGTGGACGCGTTCTGACTGCCAACGCGTGGAAACATCTTGGCCTCGATGCGCCCCAGGATCTGGCGCAGCAACAGATCAATTTGTTTCAGGAGGAATAG
- the ruvA gene encoding Holliday junction branch migration protein RuvA: MIGKLKGTLDEVDEDFCIVDVHGVGYVAYCSARTLANLPGQGEAVTLLIETYVREDMIRLYGFQSALEREWFRLLLHNVQGVGAKVALAILSTLSPSDLASAIALRDIAMVSRAPGVGKKVAERIVTELRNKAPAYAGEATGTIGLKQELGEGVAPAPISDAVSALTNLGYSRDVAANAVSAAMRTAGEGADSALLIRLGLKELAR, translated from the coding sequence ATGATCGGCAAGCTGAAGGGCACGCTGGACGAAGTCGACGAGGACTTTTGCATCGTTGATGTGCATGGCGTTGGCTATGTTGCCTATTGCTCGGCGCGGACGCTGGCCAATTTGCCGGGGCAGGGCGAAGCGGTGACGCTTTTGATCGAAACCTATGTCCGCGAGGACATGATCCGGCTGTACGGGTTCCAGAGTGCACTGGAGCGGGAGTGGTTCCGGCTGCTTTTGCACAATGTGCAAGGGGTCGGTGCCAAGGTGGCGCTGGCGATCCTGTCGACGCTGTCCCCGTCTGATCTTGCCAGCGCAATTGCGCTGCGCGATATCGCCATGGTCAGCCGCGCACCCGGCGTCGGCAAGAAGGTGGCGGAGCGCATTGTTACCGAACTGCGCAACAAGGCGCCTGCCTATGCCGGTGAGGCGACGGGCACCATCGGGTTGAAGCAGGAGTTGGGAGAAGGCGTCGCGCCGGCGCCGATTTCCGATGCCGTTTCAGCGCTGACCAATCTCGGTTATTCACGCGACGTCGCGGCCAATGCCGTTTCCGCTGCGATGAGAACAGCCGGCGAGGGCGCGGATTCTGCACTTCTGATCCGTCTCGGCCTCAAGGAACTGGCACGATAG
- the ruvC gene encoding crossover junction endodeoxyribonuclease RuvC — protein sequence MREAIRIVGIDPGLRRTGWGIVESLGNALRFVASGTVRSDDKADLASRLCQLHEGLTSILHVHMPAEAAVEQTFVNKDAGATLKLGQARGIAMLVPAQAGLKVAEYAPNAVKKAVIGVGHGDKKQIHMMVKVLMPKATFDSDDAADALAIAICHAHHRQSVAYRIAAMAG from the coding sequence ATGAGAGAAGCGATTCGCATTGTTGGCATCGATCCGGGGCTTCGGCGCACCGGCTGGGGCATCGTCGAGAGCCTTGGCAATGCGCTGCGCTTTGTCGCGTCGGGCACGGTGCGCTCCGATGACAAGGCGGATCTGGCGTCGCGGCTTTGCCAATTGCATGAGGGGCTAACCTCCATCCTCCATGTTCACATGCCTGCCGAGGCCGCTGTCGAGCAGACCTTCGTCAACAAGGATGCTGGCGCTACGCTCAAGCTTGGCCAGGCACGCGGTATTGCCATGCTGGTGCCGGCTCAAGCGGGGCTCAAGGTTGCCGAGTATGCGCCCAACGCGGTCAAGAAGGCGGTGATCGGCGTGGGGCATGGCGACAAGAAGCAGATCCACATGATGGTGAAAGTGCTGATGCCCAAAGCGACATTCGACAGCGACGATGCGGCCGATGCGCTGGCTATTGCCATCTGTCATGCCCATCACCGTCAGAGCGTCGCCTACCGCATCGCGGCCATGGCCGGCTAA
- the rcdA gene encoding protease adaptor protein RcdA encodes MSEPEKEVGKTIKLAERRVFSQSFKPLYNDGMQLVEEAAEYLDGPGRTEAKKLTRAAATLYAAESMRLTTRLMQVASWLLLQRAANSGEMTRDQVASEKSKVRLDTNSAQDNGTGWSELPDAFRSLVLRSLSLQGVVRRMDDQIYGKESSPAQASSAAGSPVFDQITLLNTAFARG; translated from the coding sequence ATGAGTGAGCCAGAAAAAGAGGTCGGGAAGACGATAAAGCTTGCCGAGAGGCGGGTGTTTTCCCAATCCTTCAAGCCACTCTACAATGATGGCATGCAGCTTGTTGAAGAAGCTGCCGAGTACCTGGATGGTCCCGGACGGACTGAAGCCAAGAAGCTGACGCGCGCCGCGGCAACGCTCTATGCGGCGGAATCAATGCGACTGACGACCCGCCTCATGCAGGTGGCATCGTGGCTGCTGCTGCAGCGCGCCGCCAATTCCGGAGAGATGACCCGCGATCAGGTTGCCTCGGAAAAATCCAAGGTTCGTCTCGATACCAATTCGGCACAGGACAACGGCACGGGTTGGAGTGAACTGCCCGACGCATTCCGCAGTCTGGTGCTGCGCTCACTCAGCCTGCAGGGCGTGGTGCGTCGCATGGACGACCAGATCTATGGCAAGGAGAGCAGTCCGGCGCAGGCTTCAAGCGCGGCAGGCAGCCCGGTTTTTGACCAAATCACGCTCCTGAATACTGCTTTCGCGCGCGGATAA